A region of the Amycolatopsis sp. cg13 genome:
CGGCGAACTCGCCGATCTTGTCGGCGGTCAGGTGCTCGGAGGTGGTGAGCAGCGTGCGAGCGGGCATTTCGCGAACGGACACGTCGTACATCGGGGTTTCCTTTCCTGCCAGCTGGTCGAGGAAGAATCCGGCAAGTTCCCGCTTCGCGTGCCACGCCCGTTCCTGCTCCTCCCAGTACGCGCGGACCTCGGCCGCCGCGGCGTCCGGCGGCAGATCGAGGACGGCCCGGATCCGCGGCAGCGGCATCTCGAGCCCGCGCAACTGGACGACGTGCCGGGCCCGGTCGAGCTGATCCGGCGAGTACCAGCGGTAGCCGGTGTCCGGGTCGACGCGGGCGGGCGGCAGCAGGTTCATCTCGTCGTAGAGCCGCAGCGCTTTGGGCGAAAGGCGGGCCAGGCGCGCGAACGCGCCGATGGTCAGCAGGTCCGTCATGGGTCTCCCTCGTTCGGAACGCCCTGAGCGTGGGGCCGTCCCCGAGGGGAAGGTCAAGAGGCGGGAAGCATCCTGGGCCGCGCGGCCGCCGAGCGACACGCGTTTCGGCCCGCCCGAGCCGCGCGGCCCAGGCGGGCCCGGCCGAGCGGCACTGGCGGCATTCGGCACGCGCGGAGCCGGGTGCCCTGGCCCGAAGACGACGGACGTTCGACGCGCCCGGAGCCGCCCGGCCGGGGCCCAAAGACAGCGCCGACCTCGCACGCACAGAGTTCAACCCACCAAGAACCGCGCAGCCGAGTCCAAAGACAACGCCGACCTCGCACGCATAAAGTTCAACCCACCAAGAACCGCGCAGCCGAGTCCAAAGACAACGTCGAGCGCTACGGCAAGCCCCGTTCAGGAACCCCCGCGGACGGCCCGCGTGCCAGGTCGAGCGCCCCGGCAAACCCCGCTCGGAACCTCCGCGGCCAGCCCGCGGGCAACGTCGAGCGACCCGGCAAGCCCCGCTCGGGAACCTCCGCGGACGGCCCGCCGGAGAGGTCGAGCACCACGGCGAGCCCGCTCGGAACCTCCGCGGCCAGCCCACGGGCAAGGTCGAGCCGGGAAGGGAAAGGCGGGCGGGCCCGGTTCCCCCTCGCCCGGGCCCGCCCCGTTGCCTTCGCGCGCACTCGGCCGGCCACTCCGGGCAGTGCCCCGGCGATTCGCCGTACGGTCCCCCGCGGACGCCGACGAATTTCGTACCGGAATGCGACTCCGGGTGTCCATTCCCCGGAACTTCGGACTCCCGAGCCTCTCGGCCGATCGACCCATCCCCGGTCGATCGAACGAATTGCCACTGTAGGTAGCCAAAGTGTCGTTCTGAAGGCTCCATAAGGTCTACTC
Encoded here:
- a CDS encoding MerR family transcriptional regulator, whose translation is MTDLLTIGAFARLARLSPKALRLYDEMNLLPPARVDPDTGYRWYSPDQLDRARHVVQLRGLEMPLPRIRAVLDLPPDAAAAEVRAYWEEQERAWHAKRELAGFFLDQLAGKETPMYDVSVREMPARTLLTTSEHLTADKIGEFAAPLFAFFGGPAVPRPEGGAGRPFLRYHGEISNDSDGLVEFCCPIDPDSGEIAFPEMTLSTDDAGREAYVTVPKANMMTALGAESLHRWLIDHDVEADWKPRQIFLCDPGAAGLDDPVFELAVRLR